Proteins from a genomic interval of Candidatus Dependentiae bacterium:
- a CDS encoding type II secretion system F family protein has translation MPLYKYESYNRSGKIVSGTIDMSSLDMAKKTLQGQSLMPFRIEEFGSDKIEAFAFSFFEPQIDIKTKIIFTKQLAVLLKAGVPLLQALELLIEQFEKKFKRILINVKDGVKSGNSFASELGKYPKVFSNIYVQLVRAGEASGKLHLILEKLIDYMAREADTKQRIKKATNYPMFVLGFSALVVIVLIKVLVPRITDIFIKMSKTELPGPTLFLKNVSDFLNNNFFSISIIFTIIFLLFLYWKSTKNGKRSLDELFLKIPMISYFSKTKAVVQFCQTLGILLSAGVNLAESLDIVSNIVENSVLHDKLEIAKGNIIKEGKIAKYLKQTEIFPNIATYMIETGEQSGNLDNMLLTVGVDYDEELKNIIDGLVAKIGPITTIITGLIIGFIVISVFLPIASMGDLSGV, from the coding sequence TGTCATCTTTGGACATGGCTAAAAAAACCTTACAAGGCCAAAGTTTAATGCCTTTTCGGATAGAAGAATTTGGTTCAGATAAAATCGAAGCTTTCGCATTTTCTTTTTTTGAGCCCCAAATTGATATAAAAACAAAAATAATTTTTACCAAACAACTTGCCGTTTTATTAAAGGCCGGTGTTCCATTATTACAGGCATTGGAACTTTTAATAGAACAATTCGAAAAAAAATTTAAGCGCATTTTAATTAATGTAAAAGATGGTGTTAAATCAGGAAATTCATTTGCAAGTGAACTTGGAAAATATCCAAAAGTATTTTCAAATATTTATGTGCAACTTGTAAGAGCCGGCGAAGCCAGTGGCAAATTACATCTTATTTTAGAAAAGCTTATCGATTATATGGCTCGAGAAGCGGATACTAAACAAAGAATTAAAAAGGCTACAAATTATCCTATGTTTGTTTTAGGGTTTTCTGCTTTAGTTGTTATTGTTCTAATAAAAGTTTTAGTTCCAAGAATAACGGATATCTTTATAAAAATGAGCAAAACCGAATTGCCAGGACCTACTTTGTTTTTGAAAAATGTTTCAGATTTTCTTAATAATAATTTTTTCTCAATATCTATAATATTTACTATTATATTTTTACTATTTTTATATTGGAAATCAACCAAAAATGGAAAAAGATCTCTTGATGAATTGTTTTTAAAAATTCCTATGATTTCTTATTTTTCAAAAACTAAAGCTGTTGTTCAGTTTTGTCAGACATTGGGAATACTTTTAAGTGCCGGAGTTAATTTAGCGGAAAGTTTGGATATAGTTTCCAATATTGTCGAAAATTCTGTTTTGCACGATAAGTTGGAAATAGCTAAGGGCAATATTATAAAAGAAGGTAAAATAGCCAAATATTTAAAGCAAACTGAAATTTTTCCAAACATAGCAACTTATATGATTGAAACAGGAGAGCAGTCTGGAAATTTAGATAATATGCTTTTGACTGTTGGTGTTGATTATGATGAAGAATTAAAAAATATTATAGATGGGTTGGTTGCAAAAATTGGGCCTATTACTACAATAATTACTGGATTGATAATAGGTTTTATAGTTATATCGGTGTTTTTACCTATAGCAAGTATGGGTGATTTATCAGGGGTATAG